The Huiozyma naganishii CBS 8797 chromosome 1, complete genome genome window below encodes:
- the PMT1 gene encoding dolichyl-phosphate-mannose-protein mannosyltransferase PMT1 (similar to Saccharomyces cerevisiae PMT1 (YDL095W); ancestral locus Anc_2.362) yields MFEKGNSVVGGGEDPVPPVELRDGPVRKYLVTDPPADLHKLRAHRSLFEKATDSRTCDGYMCGASVQSWLSRQRRVRRGAFWWVCGGVPKGYLFYGRTPSIGQDAVRCRGRSWWVRMVNYLRNIGTKFPSDVPYAFMRTFSAVCGSMTVLLMYFTLRFSGVSIAVAFLAAVCFIVENSYVTISRYILLDAPMMFFIAFAVYSFKRFELYPQDSWAALRSLALTGVGLGFAASSKWVGLFTVAWIGLLCIWRLWFMVGDLSKSPRSILKSAVWKLVCLLGIPVVIYIASFYVHFQILTKEGDGASFFSSGFRSTLEGNAIPQGMLADVGITSTVTFKHPGTMGGYLHSHSHMYETGSEQQQITLYPHLDDNNKWIIELSNFPGATLPSFQNLTDGTSIRLLHSLTHCRLHSHDHKAPVSQFADWQKEVSCYGYTGFEGDGNDDWILEIDKDASTPGPAQERVVALDTKFRLRHALTGCFLFSHEVQLPEWGFEQQEVTCATQGKPHLTLWYIEDNVNPLLPKDAPRTSYRLPGFWEKLVESHSKMWHINKNLVESHVYASMPYTWPLMTRGISYVGEENRAVYLLGNAIMWWSVSLFVVLFTGLVAAELLAWQVGKPILQDTHVVNFHVQVIHYLLGFAVHFAPSFLMQRQMFLHHYLPAYYFGILALAQALDLVANYVFKRNRTFGVAFVVAFTLSCIYFFNTFKPLTYGTPWTKEECLKTQWLSNWDYNCHSFLDTYEEYNQVSAVSPE; encoded by the coding sequence ATGTTTGAGAAGGGGAACAGTGTGGTTGGCGGCGGTGAAGATCCAGTGCCGCCAGTGGAGCTGCGAGACGGGCCTGTCAGAAAGTACCTCGTGACTGACCCGCCTGCAGATTTGCACAAATTGAGGGCACACCGGTCGCTGTTTGAGAAGGCGACTGATTCTCGTACTTGCGATGGTTACATGTGCGGTGCGTCTGTTCAATCTTGGTTGTCCCGACAGCGTCGTGTTCGACGAGGTGCATTTTGGTGGGTTTGCGGCGGAGTACCTAAGGGGTACCTTTTTTATGGACGTACACCCTCCATTGGCCAAGATGCTGTACGCTGCCGTGGGCGGTCTTGGTGGGTTCGAATGGTGAATTACCTTCGAAACATCGGGACTAAATTCCCATCGGATGTGCCCTACGCGTTTATGAGGACTTTCTCAGCTGTCTGTGGGTCAATGACCGTGCTTCTCATGTACTTCACGCTCAGGTTTTCAGGGGTATCCATCGCAGTCGCGTTTCTAGCAGCTGTATGTTTCATCGTGGAAAACTCGTACGTTACTATCTCGCGGTACATCTTGCTCGATGCACCAATGATGTTTTTCATCGCGTTTGCAGTTTACTCGTTTAAGAGATTCGAATTGTACCCACAGGATTCCTGGGCGGCACTTAGGTCACTAGCGTTGACAGGTGTCGGTTTAGGGTTCGCTGCGTCTTCCAAATGGGTCGGACTGTTCACTGTTGCCTGGATCGGTCTACTTTGTATCTGGAGGCTCTGGTTCATGGTGGGGGACTTGTCCAAATCACCACGCAGTATCCTGAAATCAGCAGTGTGGAAGCTGGTGTGTCTCCTCGGTATCCCAGTGGTCATATACATCGCTAGTTTCTACGTTCACTTCCAAATCCTGACAAAGGAGGGTGACGGCGCaagtttcttctcctcagGGTTCAGGTCCACTTTGGAGGGGAACGCAATCCCACAGGGGATGCTCGCAGATGTCGGTATCACCTCGACGGTAACGTTCAAACACCCAGGGACTATGGGCGGGTACTTGCACTCGCACAGTCACATGTACGAGACCGGTTCcgaacaacaacagatcACTTTGTACCCACATTTggacgacaacaacaagtGGATCATCGAACTCAGTAACTTCCCAGGTGCCACCCTGCCGAGCTTCCAGAACCTCACTGACGGTACATCCATCAGACTGCTCCACTCGTTGACTCACTGCAGATTGCACTCGCATGACCACAAGGCACCAGTGTCCCAGTTTGCGGACTGGCAGAAGGAGGTCAGTTGCTACGGTTACACTGGGTTTGAAGGTGACGGCAACGACGACTGGATATTGGAGATCGATAAGGACGCCTCGACCCCGGGCCCCGCACAGGAACGTGTCGTCGCACTAGACACAAAGTTTCGCCTGAGACACGCGCTGACAGggtgtttcttgttttccCACGAAGTGCAACTCCCTGAATGGGGGTTTGAACAGCAGGAGGTCACCTGCGCGACCCAGGGTAAACCGCATCTCACTCTGTGGTACATTGAGGATAACGTGAACCCATTGCTCCCCAAGGATGCACCAAGGACTTCGTACCGTCTACCTGGGTTTTGGGAAAAACTTGTCGAGTCCCACAGTAAGATGTGGCAcatcaacaagaacttAGTCGAGTCGCACGTTTACGCATCCATGCCATACACCTGGCCGCTGATGACCCGTGGGATCAGCTACGTGGGGGAGGAAAACAGAGCCGTATACCTCTTGGGTAACGCCATCATGTGGTGGTCCGTATCACTGTTTGTCGTCCTCTTCACAGGCCTTGTTGCCGCAGAACTGCTCGCATGGCAAGTCGGAAAACCGATCTTGCAGGACACACACGTCGTCAACTTCCACGTACAGGTGATCCACTACCTGTTAGGGTTTGCCGTGCACTTCGCACCATCCTTCCTGATGCAGAGGCAGATGTTCCTACACCATTACTTGCCAGCGTACTACTTTGGTATCTTGGCGTTAGCACAAGCGCTAGACCTCGTCGCCAACTACGTCTTCAAGAGAAACAGGACTTTCGGTGTCGCCTTTGTCGTCGCCTTCACATTGTCGTGCATctacttcttcaacacgTTTAAACCTCTCACCTACGGTACCCCATGGACGAAGGAGGAGTGTCTGAAGACGCAGTGGTTGTCGAACTGGGACTACAATTGCCATTCGTTCCTGGACACATACGAGGAATACAATCAAGTATCCGCTGTTTCACCAGAGTAA
- the KNAG0A05740 gene encoding uncharacterized protein (similar to Saccharomyces cerevisiae PMT5 (YDL093W)), producing MAGIKDKKSSKKASVTAAEKQLPPVEVEVKRGPQRPYIVSGTSDEIVQERVSTSLVDKLCVAGLICVGAGVRFQKLEWPTAPVYHEREIATAIEKYANKEFFVAMVPPFINLMYSVVAKFAGYDGTFPIIEGDLLDKNGPYVALRFFSSFLGLFTSVLLFATLRLSGIKSLVAAAVSGAFIFENGHTTVSRLFLEDSPIAFLVAVCVFLFKKSELYDTGSCKSYSFFVGSLVAAGCLVGSKWSGAFIIGWIFLMLAWKFILRIGDLTKPVVGSIKHTFVKGFLLLVVPFVVYMAVFFVHFQYTTVASHDSNILSAAYRNSLTNSNMVNDVKGLVLVGSRISLRHVNTYGGYLHSHQMYYPKGSNQRQISLYPFIDENNDWTIELYDHPNEVLDGLTKVIDGTKIRLRHPSQCRLHSHDHKPPISEHSDWQKEVSCYGYAGFDGDANDDWIVEIDKKASKKGPAQHEITAIDTRFRLKHAMTGCYLFSHNVKLADIGMDQQEVTCASSGIDSLTLWYVEENENDDLPFDTPRVSYSPISFWAKFKETHEKMKFAIRVLELPHSHISSPLSWPFMLTGNELYSVNYENVYFLGNAIMWWSSTLFIVVFGVVCASELIAWQLGKSILQDSYLIRFHLESVEDLLGYATFMTPLILLGGNHYINEYLPGYYFAILALAQGLDAIVNFLFRKNKPVGYAIVASFMIANVYFFNNRKDIIYAGLGNSDACYKTQWLSSWDYNCDSYYLTYDDYKATRTQNRLTDDSTSLTFIFPESTVLGEFDQEPPVVQHDEDGESNGLNGDEDGESNGLNGDEDVDIMERSNVVYVDENGNKIAPEVVKSMVEEEGAILNKGE from the coding sequence ATGGCTGGTATCAAAGATAAGAAGTCCTCCAAAAAGGCTTCTGTTACTGCAGCGGAGAAGCAGCTGCCTCCAGTTGAAGTCGAGGTTAAGCGCGGCCCGCAGAGGCCTTACATCGTTTCGGGAACAAGCGATGAGATCGTTCAGGAACGTGTTTCGACAAGCTTGGTGGATAAGCTATGTGTTGCCGGACTGATTTGTGTTGGTGCCGGTGTCAGATTCCAGAAGCTGGAGTGGCCCACCGCTCCAGTGTACCATGAAAGAGAAATTGCGACAGCAATTGAAAAATACGCCAATAAGGAATTCTTTGTTGCTATGGTGCCACCTTTCATTAACCTCATGTACAGTGTGGTGGCTAAATTTGCTGGGTATGACGGGACTTTCCCCATTATCGAAGGCGACCTGTTGGACAAGAACGGTCCATATGTTGCCCTGAGATTCTTCTCGTCTTTCCTAGGTCTGTTCACCAGTGTCCTTTTGTTTGCAACCTTGCGGTTGTCCGGTATTAAAAGTCTCGTAGCCGCAGCGGTTTCTGGTGCCTttatctttgaaaatggGCACACCACCGTTTCCCGTTTGTTTTTGGAGGACTCGCCTATCGCATTTCTAGTCGCTGTTTgtgttttcttgttcaagaaatcgGAACTGTACGATACTGGGTCTTGCAAATCGTACTCCTTCTTCGTCGGGTCACTCGTTGCTGCAGGCTGCTTGGTAGGATCCAAATGGAGCGGCGCCTTTATCATTGGCTGGATCTTCCTGATGCTGGCATGGAAGTTTATCCTACGCATTGGTGATCTGACCAAACCAGTCGTTGGGTCCATTAAGCACACGTTTGTCAAGGGGTTCCTTTTGCTAGTGGTCCCATTTGTGGTCTACATGGCTGTTTTCTTCGTGCACTTCCAATACACCACTGTGGCTTCTCACGACTCGAATATTTTGTCCGCAGCGTACAGAAACTCGTTGACTAATAGCAATATGGTCAACGACGTCAAGGGTCTAGTGCTTGTTGGCTCACGCATCTCTTTACGCCATGTCAACACATACGGTGGCTATTTGCATTCTCATCAAATGTACTATCCAAAGGGATCTAACCAAAGACAAATTTCTTTGTACCCATTCATCGACGAAAACAACGACTGGACCATCGAATTGTACGACCATCCAAACGAGGTCCTTGACGGTCTGACCAAGGTAATCGATGGGACTAAAATTAGGTTGAGGCACCCATCCCAATGTAGATTGCACTCGCATGACCATAAGCCACCTATCTCCGAGCACAGCGACTGGCAAAAGGAGGTCAGCTGCTACGGGTATGCAGGCTTTGACGGTGATGCAAACGACGACTGGATTGTGGAAATCGACAAGAAAGCTTCCAAAAAGGGCCCAGCTCAACATGAAATCACCGCTATTGATACAAGATTCAGATTGAAGCACGCCATGACAGGTTGCTACTTGTTCTCCCACAACGTCAAACTAGCGGATATTGGTATGGACCAGCAGGAAGTGACGTGTGCCTCTTCTGGTATCGACTCTTTAACGCTGTGGTACGTCGAAGAAAACGAGAACGACGATCTACCATTTGACACACCACGTGTCTCTTACTCTCCTATCAGTTTCTGGGCAAAGTTCAAAGAGACCCATGAAAAGATGAAGTTTGCGATTCGTGTTTTGGAGTTGCCTCACTCTCATATATCATCTCCCCTATCTTGGCCTTTCATGCTAACCGGTAATGAGTTATACAGTGTGAACTACGAAAATGTTTACTTTCTAGGGAACGCTATTATGTGGTGGTCGTCCACGCTTTTCATTGTTGTCTTTGGCGTTGTGTGCGCCTCAGAGCTGATTGCGTGGCAATTGGGCAAATCGATTCTTCAGGACTCATATTTGATCCGTTTCCACTTGGAATCTGTTGAGGATCTTTTGGGTTATGCTACTTTCATGACTCCCTTGATTCTTCTGGGAGGCAATCACTACATCAACGAGTACCTACCAGGTTACTACTTCGCCATCTTGGCGCTCGCACAAGGTTTGGACGCCATTgtcaacttcttgttcagaaaGAATAAACCTGTGGGTTACGCTATTGTGGCATCATTTATGATTGCTAACGtgtatttcttcaacaaccgTAAGGACATCATCTATGCTGGATTGGGGAACTCCGACGCATGTTACAAAACCCAATGGTTGAGTTCTTGGGATTACAACTGTGACAGTTACTACCTAACGTACGACGACTACAAGGCCACAAGAACTCAAAACAGACTAACAGATGATTCCACTTCTCTGACGTTCATATTCCCTGAGTCTACAGTGCTAGGTGAATTTGATCAAGAGCCACCCGTCGTCCAACACGATGAGGACGGAGAGAGCAATGGGCTGAACGGTGATGAGGACGGAGAGAGCAATGGGCTGAACGGTGATGAGGATGTCGATATCATGGAGAGGTCGAACGTTGTCTACGTCGACGAAAACGGGAATAAGATCGCTCCCGAGGTCGTCAAGTCCATggtggaggaggaaggtgCTATTTTGAATAAAGGTGAATAA
- the SRP14 gene encoding RNA-binding signal recognition particle subunit SRP14 (similar to Saccharomyces cerevisiae SRP14 (YDL092W); ancestral locus Anc_2.364): MVNEGCVPASEFLVKTAEFFKLANEKHIAVRLTAKRLIKVDEVDGNDEFNATELPKFDISRESSLKTDPEAITQEQYSLLIRISFGSHAKKTKCSTVVSAADLDKFWQEYSSVVKTGMVGLVKKKKKRKGKNVVSKDKKKKAKK, translated from the coding sequence ATGGTTAACGAGGGTTGTGTACCTGCCAGCGAATTCCTGGTGAAAACGGCagagtttttcaaattggCCAACGAGAAGCATATAGCAGTCCGTTTGACAGCCAAAAGATTGATAAAAGTGGACGAGGTAGACGGGAACGATGAGTTCAATGCCACCGAATTGCCAAAGTTTGACATATCGAGAGAATCCTCTTTAAAAACGGATCCTGAGGCAATCACTCAGGAACAATACAGTTTACTGATTCGCATATCCTTTGGTTCGCATGCAAAGAAAACCAAGTGTTCAACCGTTGTCAGTGCTGCTGACTTGGACAAATTTTGGCAGGAGTACTCATCTGTCGTAAAGACAGGTATGGTTGGGCttgtcaagaagaagaagaagaggaagggCAAGAACGTTGTGTccaaggacaagaagaagaaggccaagaaATAA
- the UBX3 gene encoding clathrin-mediated endocytosis regulator UBX3 (similar to Saccharomyces cerevisiae UBX3 (YDL091C); ancestral locus Anc_2.365) produces MPGGFPTEGGPTGPGNAYQEAQQAPHISGRQAGVIAMSALLQIPLLILYYSLTGIILLLGLIKPVFNFANMYNRKHKSVHDHATESTRLLEELSSQSVPSTEGAFTFGSVYNSESSVIPSNLVQQCYTDLLEQCISQIKFGLIYIHDPLVPNRMEFVEKILCSEPFINAVQTYQIFLWFGDITTPEGLQVANSLKIRHMPFIGVLSMKDNTRMELIGKYEGSLEGYTAQKFDAILAKAYPQLVKLAQKRQNREMERLIREQQDSRFRESLRHDQERDRQRNEAEERAQNEIQERTLKRQWLLWRKANLEPEPTRGLYNDACRVAIRLGDNSRITRSFSATLPIEEIYAFVELKMNNLLDSPEEDDNVSEPPTNYRHRYSFRLISPAPRQELDPEARIKDEPAIYPSGTVLFEALDDDA; encoded by the coding sequence ATGCCCGGAGGATTCCCCACGGAGGGGGGACCTACAGGACCAGGAAATGCATACCAGGAAGCGCAACAAGCTCCTCATATATCTGGGAGACAAGCTGGAGTAATAGCAATGTCAGCACTCTTACAGATTCCGTTACTGATTTTGTACTATTCCCTTACAGGTATTATATTGCTTCTGGGCCTGATTAAACCAGTGTTCAATTTTGCGAACATGTACAACAGGAAACATAAATCAGTACACGATCATGCTACAGAGTCCACGAGACTTTTAGAGGAACTGTCGTCACAGTCGGTCCCAAGTACGGAAGGCGCCTTCACATTTGGGTCTGTTTATAATTCAGAATCCAGTGTGATACCGAGTAATCTAGTACAGCAGTGTTACACAGACCTGCTAGAGCAATGCATCAGTCAGATAAAATTTGGGCTTATATATATCCACGATCCACTAGTGCCCAATCGAATGGAATTTGTGGAGAAAATTTTATGCTCTGAACCCTTTATCAACGCTGTTCAGACATATCAAATATTCCTTTGGTTTGGTGACATTACCACTCCGGAGGGTTTACAGGTCGCGAACTCCTTGAAAATAAGACACATGCCCTTCATTGGTGTTCTATCGATGAAAGACAATACGAGGATGGAATTGATAGGGAAATATGAAGGGTCGCTGGAGGGATATACCGCCCAGAAATTTGATGCCATCCTAGCGAAAGCGTATCCTCAGCTAGTCAAACTGGCCCAGAAAAGGCAAAACAGAGAAATGGAAAGGTTAATCAGGGAGCAACAGGATTCAAGATTTAGGGAATCTTTGAGACATGATCAGGAGAGGGACCGCCAAAGAAACGAAGCCGAAGAAAGAGCGCAGAATGAGATCCAAGAAAGAACCCTCAAACGGCAATGGCTACTCTGGAGAAAAGCCAATTTAGAGCCAGAGCCCACAAGGGGATTGTATAATGATGCTTGCCGTGTTGCCATTCGTTTAGGTGACAATAGTAGAATAACCCGCAGCTTTTCGGCCACATTACCAATCGAAGAGATATACGCCTTTGTTGAACTCAAAATGAACAACCTTTTGGACTCCCCTGAGGAAGACGACAATGTGAGCGAACCCCCAACAAACTACAGACATCGCTACAGTTTTCGACTGATATCCCCGGCGCCCAGGCAAGAGTTAGACCCTGAGGCTAGGATCAAGGATGAACCTGCCATCTATCCATCAGGTACGGTATTATTCGAGGCTTTGGATGATGATGCTTAG
- the RAM1 gene encoding protein farnesyltransferase (similar to Saccharomyces cerevisiae RAM1 (YDL090C); ancestral locus Anc_2.366) has translation MDQSQLRRARFIDSSLLGRKRSVQEQIAAEGGQGAAEEEVIPIMKEVETETTIDRQKVLMSCKELLQCEIEPLHKDFHREYLDYVLAQPLPPQMTALDASQPWMLYWVANSLASLNEEWLNDDVKIMMAKKLNVIGSSKTEKMGPFGGGIGQMPHIAGTYASINALALCGNIENCWDYIDRESIYQWLLSLKQSNGGFKTCVEVGEVDTRGVYCALSIASMLNIMTEELVQGVVQYLVSCQTYEGGFGGCPQEDEAHGGYTFCAVASLMILDALDQINVDKLLEWCSARQLNEEKGLNGRNNKLVDGCYSFWVGATGAILETKGYVCPIDKNALHEYICQCCQDPAMPGLRDKPGKHADLYHTNYVLLGLAITEAIYTETSQDGPVRSSPALHIESTTNTKLRFKTSGLSPINPVYGVPVVNLRQFAEYFHHK, from the coding sequence ATGGATCAGTCGCAATTGAGAAGGGCGAGGTTTATAGACTCGTCCTTGCTCGGACGTAAACGTTCCgttcaagaacaaattGCTGCGGAAGGTGGTCAAGGAGCggcagaagaggaagttATACCGATCATGAAAGAGGTAGAGACTGAGACAACCATTGATCGTCAGAAGGTACTTATGTCCTGTAAGGAGCTTTTGCAATGCGAAATCGAACCGTTACACAAGGACTTTCACAGAGAGTATCTCGATTACGTTCTTGCGCAGCCATTGCCGCCGCAAATGACTGCACTAGATGCATCACAACCCTGGATGCTATATTGGGTCGCAAATTCCTTGGCATCTTTGAATGAAGAATGGCTCAATGATGATGTTAAGATTATGATGGCAAAGAAGCTGAATGTCATCGggtcttcaaaaacggAGAAAATGGGCCCATTTGGTGGTGGTATAGGTCAAATGCCACATATAGCGGGGACTTATGCCTCCATAAACGCACTTGCATTATGCGGTAATATCGAAAACTGCTGGGATTACATCGACAGGGAATCCATTTATCAATGGTTGCTCTCATTGAAGCAATCCAATGGTGGCTTCAAAACCTGTGTAGAAGTTGGAGAAGTGGATACAAGAGGTGTATACTGTGCACTAAGTATCGCATCTATGCTCAATATCATGACCGAAGAGTTAGTACAAGGAGTCGTGCAGTATCTTGTGTCCTGTCAAACTTATGAAGGTGGATTTGGTGGCTGTCCACAGGAAGATGAGGCGCACGGCGGGTATACCTTTTGTGCCGTAGCCAGTTTAATGATTTTGGATGCATTAGACCAGATCAATGTCGATAAACTTCTCGAATGGTGTAGCGCACGCCAATTGAACGAGGAAAAGGGACTAAATGGGAGGAACAATAAGCTAGTTGACGGTTGCTACAGCTTCTGGGTCGGGGCTACAGGAGCGATACTGGAGACCAAGGGATACGTGTGCCCAATCGATAAGAACGCATTACACGAGTACATCTGCCAATGCTGTCAAGATCCGGCCATGCCAGGCCTTCGCGACAAACCCGGTAAGCACGCAGATCTGTACCATACGAACTACGTTTTACTGGGACTGGCAATTACAGAAGCTATATACACGGAGACATCGCAAGATGGCCCTGTTCGAAGTTCCCCAGCGCTCCACATCGAATCCACTACCAACACTAAACTACGATTCAAGACATCAGGTCTTTCACCAATCAACCCGGTTTACGGAGTGCCTGTTGTAAATCTGAGACAGTTTGCCGAGTACTTCCACCATAAATAA
- the NUR1 gene encoding Nur1p (similar to Saccharomyces cerevisiae YDL089W; ancestral locus Anc_2.368), with translation MNRHGSTSSRTVGATTSAGLDQNFGNIDELGWFKWVWYITTKLTISDIVLMIQERVELVDWDEKADSIAKPLGICLITLTYSIRFLQDNLIRPNSIALYGSGTNHAGDAEVFDLSKSKKLREMDYLPQFPTSIPNLGSHQQIEQKWYFRLLRSLDKVTTGISVVCICLNLFVSYKFLFGHFRLYSLFYSVDRPSGSPNIVILSLDELNDDGAWGITLENTHWSFWTICRYLLFRWRSRIRRKQARLDDGGDGTTKDYYYQLRKWTPSRFMTTLFIYYPPTCLVFLCLMEASFSMLGAIVVHQFLFKMIIGRYLVRITDDSILSKSLMDEYIQKAINPLTNKQMQDAQTGATFYDEFGDVKFFPATTSSKRNIFQSHDIGGELIKQSYDKSEGSFKDFAKGEREAQNRIFVPPKQFHRFRVRNQNSQSQNWRR, from the coding sequence ATGAACCGACATGGGTCAACAAGTAGTCGTACAGTGGGTGCTACGACGTCTGCTGGTCTTGACCAGAACTTTGGGAACATCGATGAATTAGGGTGGTTTAAATGGGTATGGTACATTACAACCAAACTGACCATATCAGATATCGTCTTGATGATACAGGAGCGTGTTGAGCTAGTTGACTGGGATGAAAAGGCAGATTCTATCGCAAAACCTCTCGGGATCTGTTTGATTACGTTGACATACTCTATTAGGTTTCTTCAGGATAACCTTATACGACCCAACTCTATAGCACTATACGGGTCTGGTACAAACCATGCCGGTGACGCAGAGGTATTTGACTTGTCTAAGTCCAAGAAGTTACGCGAGATGGATTACCTGCCACAATTTCCAACTTCCATCCCTAACCTAGGGAGCCACCAGcaaattgaacagaaaTGGTATTTCCGCCTGTTACGGTCTCTGGATAAAGTTACCACCGGTATATCAGTGGTTTGCATATGTTTGAATCTGTTTGTCAGCTACAAGTTTTTGTTTGGTCACTTCAGATTGTACTCCCTTTTTTATTCTGTTGACCGTCCAAGTGGATCTCCAAACATCGTTATACTCTCTCTGGATGAACTAAATGACGATGGTGCATGGGGGATAACATTGGAAAATACACATTGGTCTTTTTGGACAATATGCCGTTATCTCTTGTTCCGTTGGAGGTCTCGTATCAGACGTAAGCAGGCTCGTTTAGATGATGGCGGTGATGGGACTACCAAAGACTACTATTACCAACTAAGGAAATGGACCCCATCAAGATTTATGACTACcctttttatttattatCCCCCGACTTGTTTGGTGTTTCTCTGCTTGATGGAGGCAAGTTTCTCGATGTTAGGTGCCATTGTCGTCCATCAGTTCTTGTTTAAAATGATCATTGGAAGATATTTGGTTAGAATTACAGATGATTCCATTTTGTCAAAGTCTTTAATGGATGAGTATATTCAGAAGGCAATCAACCCTCTgacaaacaaacaaatgCAAGATGCACAAACTGGCGCTACATTTTATGATGAGTTTGGAGACGTGAAATTTTTCCCTGCTACAACTTCAAGTAAAAGGAATATATTCCAGAGCCACGACATTGGCGGGGAACTAATCAAGCAAAGTTATGACAAAAGTGAGGGTagtttcaaagatttcGCAAAAGGCGAAAGAGAAGCTCAGAATAGAATATTTGTTCCTCCCAAACAATTTCACCGCTTTCGTGTACGAAATCAAAATTCGCAATCACaaaattggagaagatAG
- the LUC7 gene encoding Luc7p (similar to Saccharomyces cerevisiae LUC7 (YDL087C); ancestral locus Anc_2.370), protein MGIYDAEQRKLIDQLVGKDFLRFSGNHRHSRAAHVHISGPKKDFGLSDARVCKAYLVGSCPYDLFQNSKQSMGKCPQIHLLKYKMQYEKMKKQGHDFLNFEREYFTILSKFINDCNGQTRIALKRLEHTPEERAKIQQVTNELDELDTRIGLMMQEIDSLIEHNEVVKAMQQSVKLQEMQDNRKVVAKKIKNITENVGQSAQQKLQVCEVCGAYLSRLDTDRRLADHFLGKVHLGYVKMREDYNIYRKKIIKT, encoded by the coding sequence ATGGGTATATATGATGCGGAGCAAAGGAAGCTGATAGATCAGCTAGTAGGGAAGGATTTTTTGAGGTTTAGCGGTAATCATAGACACTCAAGGGCAGCGCATGTACATATATCAGGTCCCAAGAAGGACTTTGGACTAAGTGACGCGCGGGTCTGTAAGGCATACCTTGTCGGGTCGTGTCCGTATGACCTCTTCCAAAACTCCAAACAGAGTATGGGGAAGTGTCCTCAGATACATTTACTGAAATACAAGATGCAATAtgagaaaatgaagaaacaggGCCACGATTTCTTAAACTTTGAAAGGGAGTACTTTACTATACTCTCCAAATTTATCAACGATTGCAATGGGCAGACGCGGATTGCATTGAAAAGGCTTGAACACACACCCGAGGAGCGTGCAAAGATTCAACAAGTGACTAATGAATTAGATGAGTTGGACACGCGCATAGGACTTATGATGCAGGAAATAGATTCTCTCATAGAACACAATGAAGTAGTTAAGGCAATGCAACAGTCTGTCAAACTGCAAGAAATGCAAGACAACAGGAAAGTAGTAGCGaaaaagatcaagaacaTCACGGAAAATGTGGGCCAAAGCGCGCAGCAAAAATTACAAGTGTGTGAAGTGTGCGGAGCATACCTTTCGAGACTGGACACTGATAGAAGATTAGCAGATCATTTTTTGGGCAAAGTTCATCTAGGGTACGTTAAAATGAGGGAAGATTACAATATTTATAGGAAGAAGATTATAAAAACTTGA